TGAGCATAGACGATGACCGCGCGGTCCGGCCTTTTGCCGCCCTCGCCATGGGGGGTGTAGCTGTCGTTATGGCGCAAGCGACGGTCGGACGTATAGCGGTTGACCATCGAATCCATATTGCCCGCGGTCACGCCGAAGAACAGGTTGGGTTTCCCCAATTGCTTGAAGGCGTCGGCGTTTTTCCAGTCCGGCTGGGCGATGATCCCGACCCGAAAACCCTGGGCTTCGAGCAGGCGGCCGATGATCGCCATGCCGAAGCTCGGATGATCGATATAGGCGTCGCCGGTCACGAGGATCACATCGCAGGAATCCCACCCCAAGGCCTCCATCTCGGCGCGCGACATGGGCAGGAAGGGCGCGGTCCCGAAGCGGTGCGCCCAATATCTGCGATAGGAGAACAGCGGCTTGGCCGTCGGAGCCAACGTGTACGTTTGATTCATGGACCTCTGACGAGATTGTCGGCGCCTCGAAGCGCGTTAAACTCTTGCGCGCGGCGGCCTGGACGAAACGGGCTCCCGCGCGATTTTTGGAAGAATAACAATTTTGGAGGGAAAAATGGCGAAATTCTTTATCACCGTTCGTTCCGTCGATGGCGATGAATTCGGGACCTCGATCGGCGCCATTCGTTATCTTGTCGTTCCGGATGGAGAAGCGCCCAAACCGTCGCATCGGGTTGGGCTGCGGGTCTGGGTTTCCCAGATGATGACGACGTTCGCCCGCAATGCGGCCGGCGCCGCGGAAGGCGATCTGCTGTTTTTCGTCCATGGCTACAACAACGGCGCCAATGACGTCGATCTGGCGCATCGCGAAATTGTCCGAGGGCTTTCCGGAAAATTGCCGATCACCGTGGTCAGTTTCGACTGGCCCTCGGCCAAAGAACCCTATGCCTATCTCGAAGATGTGGACACGGCGAAAAAAACCGCAATCGATCTCGTCAATGCGGCGGTCAAGCCGCTGCTCGCGGCGCAAACCGACACCTGCCGCGTCGCGGTTCACGCCCTGTGCCATTCGATGGGCGCCTTTGTCCTGCGCGAAGCGCTCGACCATGCCGACGACGGGCTCAGAACCGGCAGCGACTGGACGCTGAACCAGCTTGTCCTGATTGGCGGCGATGTGGAGGCCGCGGATTTCGTCGCCGGGAACAAGGACACCGAAAGCATGCTCGATCATGGCTATCGGCTGACCAATTATTTCAACCGCTACGACGAGGTGCTTCAAATTTCCAACGCCAAAAGGCTCGGCGTCGCGGAACGCGTCGGCCGGGTTGGACTGCCCTCCAACGCGCCGGCCAAGACCGTCAATGTCGATTGCAGCGAGTTATATGCCTCGCTGGCGAAACCCGGCCCAAATCCGGGCGACCTTTTGGGCTTTTCGCACAGCTGGTATTTCACCACGCCGCGCTTTTACGACGATCTCAGCCAGAACCTGAATGGCAAGGACGATCGGCAAGTCATCGCCGGTCGCGGCCGCGACGCCGCCGGCAATCTCACGCTGCTCGCGTGAACGCGGCGCTTCCGGCGAAGTCAGTTCCCTTCGCCGGAAGCCGCGAGCGCGTCAATGCCTTCGCGAAAAGTCGGGAAAGCCAAATCAAAATCCAGCAAAGCCTTCATCCGGCGGTTGGAGACGCGCTTGTTCTCGCCGTAAAAGCTGCGCTGCATCGGGGTGAGCGGGGTTTCCTCGAAGGGCTTTTCGGGCGGCGGCTCGACGCCAAGCAGTTCGGCGGCGAAAGTCACGACTTCCTGCGGCGGCGCCGGCTCGTCGTCGGTGACATTGTAGATTCCCCCGGGCGCCGGGCCGAGCAGGCAGGCGTTGATGGCGCGCGAAATATCCTCGACATGGATGCGGTTGAAGACCTGGCCGGGTTTTATCAGCCGCTTCGCCGTACCCTCGCGCAATTTCACCAGAACATTGCGACCCGGCCCGTAAATGCCGGAAAGCCGCAGCACATAGACCTCCTTGCCGGACGCCCGTCCCAACGCGAACCAGCCGGCTTCCGCCGCCAGGCGCTGGCGGCTGCGCAGGTTGGAGGGTTTGGGCGTCGCCGTTTCGTCGATCCATTCGCCGTCATGATCGCCATAGACGCCGATGGTCGAGAGATAGACGATCTTTTTCAGCTTTTTGGCGGCGGCGATTTCCCCGCCAAATCGGCGCAGGACGGGATCGCCGGCGTCGTCTGGGCCGGCGCTGACCAGAAGCGCGTCGGCTTCCGCGATCGCCGCCGCCACCCTTATATCGACATTTTCCGCCGCGCCGTCGAAGGGCAGCAACTCGACCCTGCCGAGCGTCTCAGCCTTGGGCGCGCGCTTGGTGCCCGCCACCTCGGCGAAAGCCTTGGCGTGATGGAGCCCGTAATAACCGGCGGTATAGCCGAGGCCGAAAATCAGCAGTTTCACGCGCCTTCCCTCCCTTTCGTCGCGGCGTCCCATTCCAGGCGCACCGTCTCGTCGCTTTCGCGCGCCCGCTCTTGCTCGGCGAGCTGATTGAACTGCGTCTTCGGCAGAAGCCGGGCCAAAGCCCAGACCGCCATGCCGCGCGCCAAGGGCGAGATATGGTCGAGCCGCGCTCTAGCCAAGGGGGCGAGCCGGGAATCACCGGAATTGCCGATCGCGACCAGGACATTGCGCAAGAAACGGGCATGGCCGATGCGCTTGACCGGCGAGCCGGCGAAAAAAACGCGGAACCGGGCTTCGTCCATCGCCGCGAGTTCCGCGAGCGGCGGCGCGACGAGGTCGGCGCGGGCCCGCAATTTCGCTTCATGCGCTTCTGCGGCGAATTTGTTCCAGGGGCAGACCGCAAGGCAATCGTCGCAGCCATAGATGCGATTGCCGATCTTTTCGCGCAGGTCGCGCGGGATCTGGCCTTTGGCCTCGATGGTCAGATAGGAGACGCACAGCCGCGCGTCGATCCGATAGGGCGCATCCAGCGCCCCCGTGGGGCAGGCGTCGAGACAGGCGCGGCAGTTTCCGCAATGATCGCTTTCGGGCGCGTCGGGCGGCAAATCGAGCGTGGTGAAGATGCTTCCCAGAAACAGCCAGGAGCCGAAATCGCGCGACACCAGATTGGTGTGCTTGCCCTGCCAGCCGATCCCTGCGGCGTAAGCCAGCGGCTTTTCCATCACCGGCGCCGTGTCCACGAAAACCTTGACCGCGCCCTCCTCGCCGAAATTCTTTGCGCGCGCGAGCAAGGCGGCGGCGAGCAGCTTGAGCTTGCCTTTGACCACGTCGTGATAATCGCGGTTCCGGGCATAGACGGAAATATTGCCCGCCGACCTCGCCGTCAGCCCAGCCAGGGCGTCGCCCTCCGGCCCGTAATTCATGCCGAGCAAGACGATCGAGCGCGCCTGCGGCCATAATTTCCGCGGATCGCCGCGCCAGTCGCGTCTTTCCGCCAGCCAGTCCATATCGCCATGCCGGCCCTCTGCCACAAAGGCGTCGAGCGCCGCCGGCGCATCGGCAAGCGCGTCGGGCGCGGCGATCCGGCAGACGTCAAAGCCGAGACGGGCGGCCTCGCCGCGCAAAAAGGCTAGAAATCGACCGCGGCGTAGATCGGGTTGGTCGCCACGCCCGGCACGCGATCCGCCAGCAGCGGGCGGAAACTCGGACGGCTTTTCAGGCGCTGATACCATGACTTGGCCGGTTCTTCCTCGTCCCACGGCGCGTCGCCGAGGAAATCGACGCAGGACAGATGGGCGGCCGCCGCGAGATCGGAATAGGTCATTTTGTCGCCAGCAAGCCATCGGCGCGTCGATTCCAGATAGGAAATATAGCGCAGATGATAGCGCACATTGGCCCGCGCCGCGCGCAGAAGGTCCATGTCCGGTCCGCCGCCGCCGATTTCGGTCGCGGTGAAGCGCTTATAGACCTTTTCAGTCACCAGCCAGTTGGTGACCTCGTCGAAGAATTTATCGTTGAACCAGGACATCAACCGGCGCACTTCGACCCGCGCGACGGGCGAAGCCGGCAGCAGGCGATGGTCGCCGAGCCGCTCGCCCAGGGTCTCGTCCAGCCATTCCGCGATCGGGCCGGCGCCC
This genomic interval from Candidatus Rhodoblastus alkanivorans contains the following:
- the queG gene encoding tRNA epoxyqueuosine(34) reductase QueG gives rise to the protein MVSAPEKPSEFPPAAGGSRAGRGDQPDLRRGRFLAFLRGEAARLGFDVCRIAAPDALADAPAALDAFVAEGRHGDMDWLAERRDWRGDPRKLWPQARSIVLLGMNYGPEGDALAGLTARSAGNISVYARNRDYHDVVKGKLKLLAAALLARAKNFGEEGAVKVFVDTAPVMEKPLAYAAGIGWQGKHTNLVSRDFGSWLFLGSIFTTLDLPPDAPESDHCGNCRACLDACPTGALDAPYRIDARLCVSYLTIEAKGQIPRDLREKIGNRIYGCDDCLAVCPWNKFAAEAHEAKLRARADLVAPPLAELAAMDEARFRVFFAGSPVKRIGHARFLRNVLVAIGNSGDSRLAPLARARLDHISPLARGMAVWALARLLPKTQFNQLAEQERARESDETVRLEWDAATKGREGA
- a CDS encoding SDR family oxidoreductase; translation: MKLLIFGLGYTAGYYGLHHAKAFAEVAGTKRAPKAETLGRVELLPFDGAAENVDIRVAAAIAEADALLVSAGPDDAGDPVLRRFGGEIAAAKKLKKIVYLSTIGVYGDHDGEWIDETATPKPSNLRSRQRLAAEAGWFALGRASGKEVYVLRLSGIYGPGRNVLVKLREGTAKRLIKPGQVFNRIHVEDISRAINACLLGPAPGGIYNVTDDEPAPPQEVVTFAAELLGVEPPPEKPFEETPLTPMQRSFYGENKRVSNRRMKALLDFDLAFPTFREGIDALAASGEGN
- a CDS encoding alpha/beta hydrolase; translated protein: MAKFFITVRSVDGDEFGTSIGAIRYLVVPDGEAPKPSHRVGLRVWVSQMMTTFARNAAGAAEGDLLFFVHGYNNGANDVDLAHREIVRGLSGKLPITVVSFDWPSAKEPYAYLEDVDTAKKTAIDLVNAAVKPLLAAQTDTCRVAVHALCHSMGAFVLREALDHADDGLRTGSDWTLNQLVLIGGDVEAADFVAGNKDTESMLDHGYRLTNYFNRYDEVLQISNAKRLGVAERVGRVGLPSNAPAKTVNVDCSELYASLAKPGPNPGDLLGFSHSWYFTTPRFYDDLSQNLNGKDDRQVIAGRGRDAAGNLTLLA
- a CDS encoding glutathione S-transferase family protein; protein product: MPQLYHHPLCPHSRFVRLALGEYGVEVELIEERVHERRREFLMLDPAGRTPVLVEDNGMVIPGAGPIAEWLDETLGERLGDHRLLPASPVARVEVRRLMSWFNDKFFDEVTNWLVTEKVYKRFTATEIGGGGPDMDLLRAARANVRYHLRYISYLESTRRWLAGDKMTYSDLAAAAHLSCVDFLGDAPWDEEEPAKSWYQRLKSRPSFRPLLADRVPGVATNPIYAAVDF